A single genomic interval of Prunus dulcis chromosome 5, ALMONDv2, whole genome shotgun sequence harbors:
- the LOC117628859 gene encoding autophagy-related protein 16 isoform X3, protein MSQEEIAREAIKHALKALRKRHLLEEGAHAPAFIALARPIAHQGSEWKEKAESLELELQQCYKAQSRLSEQLVVEVAESRASKASLQEKEAAVADLQKELTEKRDECSQLTVDLEEKIKALELVVSENKEIRAQLEEMSIRAKNAEAESKVLIDRWMLEKMKDAERLNEANALYEDMIERLRASGLEKLARQQVDGVVRQSEEGAEYFVESTIPSACKSRIHAHEGGCASILFEYNSGKLITGGQDGSIKMWDTNTGQLNHTLHGCIGSVLDITITHDNRSIIAASSSNKLYAWDVRSGRVRHTLTGHMDKVCAVDVSNSSRHVVSAAYDRTIKVWDLQKGYCTNTIIFPKNCNALCFSMDGQTICSGHVDGNLRLWDIEKGKLLSEVAAHSNAVTSISLSRNGNVVLTSGRDNVHNLFDMRSLEVCGTLRATGNRVASNWSRSCISPDDNYVAAGSADGSVYIWSISKADIVSTLKEHTASVLCCSWSGHGKPLASADKNGIVCTWA, encoded by the exons AT GTCACAGGAGGAGATAGCAAGGGAAGCGATAAAGCACGCACTGAAGGCTCTTCGGAAGCGGCATTTGCTCGAAGAAGGTGCTCATGCTCCGGCTTTTATCGCTCTTGCGAGGCCAATTGCTCATCAG GGCTCAGAATGGAAGGAGAAAGCAGAGAGTTTGGAACTCGAACTTCAGCAATGTTACAAAGCTCAATCTCGATTGTCCGAGCAACTTGTGGTGGAAGTAGCAGAGTCCAGAGCTTCAAAAGCTTCACTTCAAGAGAAAGAAGCAGCAGTGGCTGATCTCCAAAAGGAGTTAACAGAAAAAAG GGATGAATGCTCTCAATTAACGGTTGACTTAGAAGAGAAGATTAAAGCCTTAGAATTGGTTGTGAGTGAGAACAAGGAAATAAGAGCGCAGCTTGAAGAAATGTCTATTAGAGCTAAGAATGCTGAGGCTGAAAGTAAGGTGTTAATTGACCGCTGGATGTTGGAAAAGATGAAGGATGCTGAACGCCTTAACGAG gCAAATGCACTCTATGAAGATATGATTGAGCGGCTCAGGGCCAGTGGTCTGGAAAAACTTGCTAGGCAGCAAGTAGATGGTGTGGTCCGCCAAAGTGAAGAAGGTGCTGAGTACTTTGTGGAGTCAACAATTCCCTCTGCATGCAAGAGCAGGATCCATGCCCATGAAGGTGGCTGTGCTTCCATATTATTTGAGTACAATTCTGGCAAATTGATTACTGGCGGACAGGACGGGTCCATCAAAATGTGGGATACAAACACTGGGCAACTAAATCATACACTTCATGGTTGCATTGGTTCCGTTCTTGATATTACCATTACCCATGATAATAGATCTATCATTGCAGCAAGCAGCTCAAACAAATTGTATGCCTGGGATGTTAGGTCGGGGAGGGTTCGCCATACTCTCACTGGCCACATGGATAAAGTATGTGCTGTAGATGTTAGCAATTCAAGTCGTCATGTTGTGAGTGCAGCCTATGATCGTACCATAAAAGTATGGGATTTGCAGAAAGGTTACTGCACCAACACAATTATTTTCCCCAAAAACTGCAATGCTCTTTGCTTCAGCATGGATGGACAGACCATATGTTCTGGGCACGTTGATGGAAACCTTCGCTTGTGGGATATTGAGAAGGGAAAGCTACTCAGTGAAGTAGCTGCACATTCAAATGCTGTTACATCCATATCTTTGTCCCGAAATGGCAACGTTGTATTGACAAGTGGGAGAGACAACGTGCATAATTTGTTCGATATGCGGTCTCTGGAAGTCTGCGGCACATTAAGAGCCACAGGAAACAGAGTGGCGTCTAACTGGAGCCGGTCCTGTATCAGTCCAGACGACAATTATGTTGCCGCTGGATCTGCCGATGGTTCTGTGTATATTTGGTCAATCTCTAAGGCCGACATTGTGAGCACTCTGAAGGAACACACTGCATCTGTGCTGTGTTGTTCATGGAGTGGGCATGGAAAACCTCTAGCTTCTGCGGACAAGAACGGCATTGTTTGCACTTGGGCGTGA
- the LOC117628859 gene encoding autophagy-related protein 16 isoform X1, whose amino-acid sequence MTIHCREVYYAQSTLFVQVTGGDSKGSDKARTEGSSEAAFARRRCSCSGFYRSCEANCSSEWKEKAESLELELQQCYKAQSRLSEQLVVEVAESRASKASLQEKEAAVADLQKELTEKRDECSQLTVDLEEKIKALELVVSENKEIRAQLEEMSIRAKNAEAESKVLIDRWMLEKMKDAERLNEANALYEDMIERLRASGLEKLARQQVDGVVRQSEEGAEYFVESTIPSACKSRIHAHEGGCASILFEYNSGKLITGGQDGSIKMWDTNTGQLNHTLHGCIGSVLDITITHDNRSIIAASSSNKLYAWDVRSGRVRHTLTGHMDKVCAVDVSNSSRHVVSAAYDRTIKVWDLQKGYCTNTIIFPKNCNALCFSMDGQTICSGHVDGNLRLWDIEKGKLLSEVAAHSNAVTSISLSRNGNVVLTSGRDNVHNLFDMRSLEVCGTLRATGNRVASNWSRSCISPDDNYVAAGSADGSVYIWSISKADIVSTLKEHTASVLCCSWSGHGKPLASADKNGIVCTWA is encoded by the exons ATGACTATACACTGTAGAGAAGTTTATTATGCTCAGTCAACTTTGTTTGTGCAGGTCACAGGAGGAGATAGCAAGGGAAGCGATAAAGCACGCACTGAAGGCTCTTCGGAAGCGGCATTTGCTCGAAGAAGGTGCTCATGCTCCGGCTTTTATCGCTCTTGCGAGGCCAATTGCTCATCAG AATGGAAGGAGAAAGCAGAGAGTTTGGAACTCGAACTTCAGCAATGTTACAAAGCTCAATCTCGATTGTCCGAGCAACTTGTGGTGGAAGTAGCAGAGTCCAGAGCTTCAAAAGCTTCACTTCAAGAGAAAGAAGCAGCAGTGGCTGATCTCCAAAAGGAGTTAACAGAAAAAAG GGATGAATGCTCTCAATTAACGGTTGACTTAGAAGAGAAGATTAAAGCCTTAGAATTGGTTGTGAGTGAGAACAAGGAAATAAGAGCGCAGCTTGAAGAAATGTCTATTAGAGCTAAGAATGCTGAGGCTGAAAGTAAGGTGTTAATTGACCGCTGGATGTTGGAAAAGATGAAGGATGCTGAACGCCTTAACGAG gCAAATGCACTCTATGAAGATATGATTGAGCGGCTCAGGGCCAGTGGTCTGGAAAAACTTGCTAGGCAGCAAGTAGATGGTGTGGTCCGCCAAAGTGAAGAAGGTGCTGAGTACTTTGTGGAGTCAACAATTCCCTCTGCATGCAAGAGCAGGATCCATGCCCATGAAGGTGGCTGTGCTTCCATATTATTTGAGTACAATTCTGGCAAATTGATTACTGGCGGACAGGACGGGTCCATCAAAATGTGGGATACAAACACTGGGCAACTAAATCATACACTTCATGGTTGCATTGGTTCCGTTCTTGATATTACCATTACCCATGATAATAGATCTATCATTGCAGCAAGCAGCTCAAACAAATTGTATGCCTGGGATGTTAGGTCGGGGAGGGTTCGCCATACTCTCACTGGCCACATGGATAAAGTATGTGCTGTAGATGTTAGCAATTCAAGTCGTCATGTTGTGAGTGCAGCCTATGATCGTACCATAAAAGTATGGGATTTGCAGAAAGGTTACTGCACCAACACAATTATTTTCCCCAAAAACTGCAATGCTCTTTGCTTCAGCATGGATGGACAGACCATATGTTCTGGGCACGTTGATGGAAACCTTCGCTTGTGGGATATTGAGAAGGGAAAGCTACTCAGTGAAGTAGCTGCACATTCAAATGCTGTTACATCCATATCTTTGTCCCGAAATGGCAACGTTGTATTGACAAGTGGGAGAGACAACGTGCATAATTTGTTCGATATGCGGTCTCTGGAAGTCTGCGGCACATTAAGAGCCACAGGAAACAGAGTGGCGTCTAACTGGAGCCGGTCCTGTATCAGTCCAGACGACAATTATGTTGCCGCTGGATCTGCCGATGGTTCTGTGTATATTTGGTCAATCTCTAAGGCCGACATTGTGAGCACTCTGAAGGAACACACTGCATCTGTGCTGTGTTGTTCATGGAGTGGGCATGGAAAACCTCTAGCTTCTGCGGACAAGAACGGCATTGTTTGCACTTGGGCGTGA
- the LOC117628859 gene encoding autophagy-related protein 16 isoform X2, translated as MLSQLCLCRSQEEIAREAIKHALKALRKRHLLEEGAHAPAFIALARPIAHQGSEWKEKAESLELELQQCYKAQSRLSEQLVVEVAESRASKASLQEKEAAVADLQKELTEKRDECSQLTVDLEEKIKALELVVSENKEIRAQLEEMSIRAKNAEAESKVLIDRWMLEKMKDAERLNEANALYEDMIERLRASGLEKLARQQVDGVVRQSEEGAEYFVESTIPSACKSRIHAHEGGCASILFEYNSGKLITGGQDGSIKMWDTNTGQLNHTLHGCIGSVLDITITHDNRSIIAASSSNKLYAWDVRSGRVRHTLTGHMDKVCAVDVSNSSRHVVSAAYDRTIKVWDLQKGYCTNTIIFPKNCNALCFSMDGQTICSGHVDGNLRLWDIEKGKLLSEVAAHSNAVTSISLSRNGNVVLTSGRDNVHNLFDMRSLEVCGTLRATGNRVASNWSRSCISPDDNYVAAGSADGSVYIWSISKADIVSTLKEHTASVLCCSWSGHGKPLASADKNGIVCTWA; from the exons ATGCTCAGTCAACTTTGTTTGTGCAGGTCACAGGAGGAGATAGCAAGGGAAGCGATAAAGCACGCACTGAAGGCTCTTCGGAAGCGGCATTTGCTCGAAGAAGGTGCTCATGCTCCGGCTTTTATCGCTCTTGCGAGGCCAATTGCTCATCAG GGCTCAGAATGGAAGGAGAAAGCAGAGAGTTTGGAACTCGAACTTCAGCAATGTTACAAAGCTCAATCTCGATTGTCCGAGCAACTTGTGGTGGAAGTAGCAGAGTCCAGAGCTTCAAAAGCTTCACTTCAAGAGAAAGAAGCAGCAGTGGCTGATCTCCAAAAGGAGTTAACAGAAAAAAG GGATGAATGCTCTCAATTAACGGTTGACTTAGAAGAGAAGATTAAAGCCTTAGAATTGGTTGTGAGTGAGAACAAGGAAATAAGAGCGCAGCTTGAAGAAATGTCTATTAGAGCTAAGAATGCTGAGGCTGAAAGTAAGGTGTTAATTGACCGCTGGATGTTGGAAAAGATGAAGGATGCTGAACGCCTTAACGAG gCAAATGCACTCTATGAAGATATGATTGAGCGGCTCAGGGCCAGTGGTCTGGAAAAACTTGCTAGGCAGCAAGTAGATGGTGTGGTCCGCCAAAGTGAAGAAGGTGCTGAGTACTTTGTGGAGTCAACAATTCCCTCTGCATGCAAGAGCAGGATCCATGCCCATGAAGGTGGCTGTGCTTCCATATTATTTGAGTACAATTCTGGCAAATTGATTACTGGCGGACAGGACGGGTCCATCAAAATGTGGGATACAAACACTGGGCAACTAAATCATACACTTCATGGTTGCATTGGTTCCGTTCTTGATATTACCATTACCCATGATAATAGATCTATCATTGCAGCAAGCAGCTCAAACAAATTGTATGCCTGGGATGTTAGGTCGGGGAGGGTTCGCCATACTCTCACTGGCCACATGGATAAAGTATGTGCTGTAGATGTTAGCAATTCAAGTCGTCATGTTGTGAGTGCAGCCTATGATCGTACCATAAAAGTATGGGATTTGCAGAAAGGTTACTGCACCAACACAATTATTTTCCCCAAAAACTGCAATGCTCTTTGCTTCAGCATGGATGGACAGACCATATGTTCTGGGCACGTTGATGGAAACCTTCGCTTGTGGGATATTGAGAAGGGAAAGCTACTCAGTGAAGTAGCTGCACATTCAAATGCTGTTACATCCATATCTTTGTCCCGAAATGGCAACGTTGTATTGACAAGTGGGAGAGACAACGTGCATAATTTGTTCGATATGCGGTCTCTGGAAGTCTGCGGCACATTAAGAGCCACAGGAAACAGAGTGGCGTCTAACTGGAGCCGGTCCTGTATCAGTCCAGACGACAATTATGTTGCCGCTGGATCTGCCGATGGTTCTGTGTATATTTGGTCAATCTCTAAGGCCGACATTGTGAGCACTCTGAAGGAACACACTGCATCTGTGCTGTGTTGTTCATGGAGTGGGCATGGAAAACCTCTAGCTTCTGCGGACAAGAACGGCATTGTTTGCACTTGGGCGTGA
- the LOC117628028 gene encoding uncharacterized protein LOC117628028, protein MVKVATYFAMTLGAFVFWQSMDKVHVWIALHQDEKQERLERELEIKRVREELLQQAKQRETQA, encoded by the exons ATGGTGAAGGTAGCAACCTACTTTGCTATGACTTTGGGAGCTTTTGTGTTCTGGCAATCCATGGATAAAGTCCACGTCTGGATCGCTCTCCATCAGGACGAAAAG CAAGAAAGACTGGAAAGGGAATTGGAAATTAAGAGGGTTAGAGAAGAGCTGCTGCAGCAAGCCAAACAAAGGGAGACTCAAGCATGA
- the LOC117627070 gene encoding vignain-like: MTKFIWVAIALSLALVVGVAQSFDFHEKDLASEDSLWDLYERWRSHHTVSRSIDEKHKRFNVFKENVKHVHNTNKGDKPYKLKLNKFADMTNHEFRSVYAGSKVKHHRMLQGEQRSDGGFRYANVDSVPPSVDWRKKGAVTPVKDQGQCGSCWAFSTVVAVEGINQIKTNKLVSLSEQELVDCDTEQNQGCNGGLMELAFEFIRRKGGLTTETNYPYRAEDSTCNVAKENAPAVSIDGHESVPANNEDALLKAAANQPISVAIDAGGSDFQFYSEGVFTGQCGTELDHGVAVVGYGATLDGTKYWIVKNSWGPEWGEKGYIRMERGVSAKEGLCGIAVEASYPVKNSSTNPKGSPTSYLKDEL, from the exons ATGACTAAGTTTATTTGGGTTGCTATTGCTCTGTCACTTGCTTTGGTTGTTGGGGTTGCTCAGAGTTTCGACTTCCACGAGAAGGACTTGGCCTCTGAGGACAGCCTGTGGGATTTGTATGAGAGGTGGAGGAGCCATCACACGGTTTCTAGGAGCATTGATGAGAAGCACAAGCGGTTCAATGTATTCAAAGAGAATGTCAAGCATGTCCACAACACTAACAAAGGAGATAAGCCTTACAAGCTGAAGCTGAACAAGTTTGCTGACATGACCAACCATGAGTTCAGGAGCGTTTACGCCGGTTCAAAGGTTAAGCATCATAGGATGCTCCAGGGGGAGCAGCGCAGTGATGGGGGCTTTAGGTATGCAAATGTTGACAGTGTCCCACCCTCTGTTGATTGGAGAAAGAAAGGTGCCGTCACTCCTGTTAAGGATCAAGGCCAGTGTG GTAGTTGCTGGGCATTTTCAACAGTTGTAGCTGTTGAGGGCATTAATCAAATTAAGACCAATAAGCTGGTTTCATTGTCTGAGCAAGAGTTGGTTGACTGTGACACTGAACAAAATCAAGGATGCAATGGAGGGCTAATGGAATTGGCATTTGAGTTCATCAGACGAAAAGGTGGCCTAACAACAGAGACTAATTACCCTTACCGAGCAGAAGATTCAACATGTAATGTTGCAAAG GAAAATGCTCCAGCAGTGTCAATTGATGGTCATGAGAGTGTGCCTGCAAATAACGAGGATGCATTGCTCAAAGCAGCTGCAAACCAACCTATTTCCGTTGCCATAGATGCGGGAGGTTCTGATTTTCAATTCTACTCTGAG GGGGTATTTACTGGACAATGTGGCACAGAGCTTGATCATGGAGTTGCAGTTGTTGGCTATGGAGCAACACTAGATGGAACCAAGTATTGGATAGTGAAGAACTCCTGGGGCCCTGAGTGGGGAGAGAAGGGTTACATACGGATGGAGCGTGGCGTCTCTGCGAAAGAGGGGCTCTGTGGAATAGCAGTGGAGGCTTCATATCCCGTCAAGAACTCTTCCACCAACCCTAAAGGATCACCTACCTCCTATCTTAAGGATGAACTCTAA
- the LOC117627072 gene encoding peptide methionine sulfoxide reductase-like, whose amino-acid sequence MAATSEKTGPTNPALEQDLDAPDNPGHEFAQFGSGCFWGAELRFQRVVGVVKTEVGYSQGHVEDPNYKLVCSGTTNHAEVVRVQFDPEVCPYTDLLSVFWARHDPTALNRQGGDVGTQYRSGIYHYNENQARLAQESKEAKQVELKDKKVVTEILPAKRFYRAEEYHQQYLEKGGGQGNKQSAEKGCTDPIRCYG is encoded by the exons ATGGCCGCTACTTCAGAAAAGACGGGACCCACCAACCCTGCTCTGGAACAGGACCTCGATGCTCCGGACAATCCGGGTCACGAGTTCGCTCAATTCGGATCCGGGTGCTTCTGGGGAGCAGAGCTGAGGTTCCAGCGAGTGGTCGGAGTGGTCAAGACCGAAGTCGGCTACTCCCAGGGCCACGTGGAGGATCCGAATTACAAATTGGTTTGCTCCGGAACCACCAACCACGCGGAGGTGGTTCGGGTCCAGTTTGACCCGGAAGTCTGCCCTTACACTGATCTGCTCTCTGTCTTTTGGGCTCGTCATGATCCGACGGCGCTCAATCGCCAG GGTGGTGATGTTGGTACACAATATCGATCTGGAATATACCACTACAATGAAAACCAGGCTCGTCTGGCTCAGGAATCAAAGGAGGCAAAGCAAGTGGAGTTGAAGGATAAGAAGGTGGTGACTGAGATTCTGCCAGCAAAGAGGTTTTACAGGGCAGAGGAGTATCATCAGCAATATCTGGAAAAGGGAGGAGGTCAAGGCAACAAACAATCTGCTGAAAAGGGTTGCACTGATCCTATTAGGTGCTATGGTTGA
- the LOC117627987 gene encoding BTB/POZ and TAZ domain-containing protein 1-like, translated as METNATVAINISDDLYGLSGTKSDPRDLPEPDVHIVTCDALRIPAHSSILASVSPVLENIIDRPRKHRSSERVIPITGVPNDAVLAFLRFLYSSRCTEEHMEKYGIHLLALSHVYLVPQLKHRCIKELGQRLTIENVVDVLQLAKMCDAADLYLKCLKLVANHFKAVENTEGWKFLQDHDPWLELDILQFIDETASRKKKTRKLREEQRLYLQLSEAMECLEHICKEGCTSVGPYDMEPGHNRGPCSKFSTCQGLQLLIQHFATCKRRVNGGCLRCKRMWQLLRLHSSMCDQPDSCRVPLCRQFKLKMQQEKKKDDARWKLLVRKVVSAKTISSLSLPKRKREEELGETRSSHGIRTFRL; from the exons ATGGAAACTAATGCCACCGTAGCCATCAACATCTCCGATGACCTGTACGGACTATCCGGCACCAAATCCGACCCACGAGACCTACCCGAACCCGATGTCCACATCGTCACCTGCGACGCCCTGCGGATCCCGGCGCACTCTAGCATTCTG gCCTCAGTGTCGCCGGTGCTGGAAAACATTATTGATCGGCCACGTAAGCACCGGAGCTCCGAGCGAGTCATTCCGATCACCGGCGTCCCAAACGACGCCGTATTGGCCTTCCTTCGCTTCCTCTACTCCTCAAG GTGCACGGAAGAGCATATGGAGAAGTACGGGATCCATCTACTCGCGCTGTCCCACGTGTACCTGGTCCCACAGCTGAAGCACAGATGCATCAAGGAGCTGGGTCAACGTTTGACCATCGAAAACGTTGTGGATGTGCTCCAACTGGCCAAGATGTGCGACGCAGCGGATCTCTACCTCAAGTGCTTGAAGTTGGTCGCTAATCACTTCAAGGCTGTCGAGAATACTGAAGGCTGGAAATTCCTCCAAGATCATGACCCTTGGCTCGAACTCGACATCTTACAATTCATCGACGAAACCGCGTCG aggaagaagaagacaaggaAGCTGAGGGAGGAGCAAAGGTTGTATCTGCAGCTAAGTGAGGCCATGGAGTGCTTGGAGCACATATGCAAGGAAGGGTGCACGAGTGTTGGGCCCTACGATATGGAGCCAGGTCACAATAGGGGCCCATGCAGCAAGTTCTCCACGTGTCAAGGGCTGCAGCTGTTGATCCAGCACTTCGCCACCTGTAAAAGGAGGGTGAATGGAGGGTGCTTGCGTTGCAAGCGCATGTGGCAGCTTCTTAGGCTTCACTCGTCAATGTGTGACCAACCCGACTCTTGCAGAGTTCCTCTTTGCAG GcaattcaagttgaaaatgcagcaagagaaaaagaaagatgatgCAAGGTGGAAACTGCTTGTGAGGAAGGTGGTGTCAGCCAAAACAATATCTTCCTTGTCCCTGCccaagaggaagagagaggaggaatTAGGAGAAACCAGAAGCAGCCATGGGATTAGAACCTTCAGATTGTGA
- the LOC117627013 gene encoding probable pectate lyase 18: MARPSSGPSPLSLLSFLLFCLLTPTLIASRPLQQNPELVVQDVQRSINDSVSRRNLGYLSCGTGNPIDDCWRCDPNWEQNRQRLADCAIGFGKNAIGGRDGKIYVVTDSGDNDPVNPKPGTLRHAVIQDEPLWIIFQRDMTIQLKEELIMNSFKTIDGRGASVHIAGGPCITVQFVTNIIIHGLHIHDCKQGGNAMVRSSPEHYGWRTISDGDGVSIFGGSHVWVDHCSLSNCKDGLVDAIHGSTAITISNNYMTHHDKVMLLGHSDSYTEDKNMQVTIAFNHFGEGLVQRMPRCRHGYFHVVNNDYTHWEMYAIGGSANPTINSQGNRFAAPDIRFSKEVTKHEDAPESEWRNWNWRSEGDLMINGAFFTASGAGASSSYARASSLGAKPSSLVGSITTASGALSCRKGSRC; encoded by the exons ATGGCGAGGCCCTCCTCAGGCCcctcacctctctctctcctcagctTCCTCCTCTTCTGTCTCCTCACCCCAACCCTCATTGCCTCCAGACCACTGCAGCAAAACCCTGAATTGGTTGTACAAGATGTACAAAG GAGCATCAATGACTCTGTTTCTAGGAGGAACTTGGGCTACTTGTCATGTGGGACTGGAAACCCCATTGATGATTGCTGGCGATGTGACCCAAATTGGGAGCAGAACAGGCAGAGGCTGGCAGATTGCGCAATTGGGTTTGGGAAAAATGCCATTGGTGGAAGAGATGGCAAGATTTACGTGGTGACGGATTCAGGGGATAACGACCCTGTAAACCCAAAGCCAGGGACTCTACGACATGCCGTTATTCAGGACGAGCCACTGTGGATCATCTTCCAGCGTGATATGACAATCCAACTGAAGGAAGAGCTGATCATGAACTCTTTCAAGACCATCGACGGTCGAGGAGCCAGCGTGCACATTGCTGGTGGGCCATGCATCACCGTCCAATTTGTGACCAACATTATCATTCATGGTCTGCACATACACGATTGCAAGCAGGGAGGGAATGCTATGGTGCGGTCCTCCCCAGAGCACTACGGGTGGAGGACTATATCCGACGGTGACGGTGTGTCCATCTTCGGTGGGAGCCACGTGTGGGTGGACCATTGCTCTTTGTCAAATTGCAAAGATGGGTTGGTTGATGCAATTCATGGGTCCACTGCCATAACAATTTCGAACAATTACATGACTCACCATGACAAAGTGATGTTGCTTGGGCATAGCGATTCTTATACCGAAGATAAGAACATGCAAGTCACCATAGCCTTCAATCACTTTGGAGAAGGTTTGGTCCAGAGAATGCCAAG ATGTAGGCATGGATATTTCCATGTGGTGAACAATGACTACACCCATTGGGAGATGTATGCCATTGGAGGCAGTGCCAACCCTACAATCAATAGCCAAGGGAATAGATTTGCTGCACCAGATATCAGATTTAGCAAAGAG GTGACAAAACATGAAGATGCACCAGAAAGTGAGTGGAggaattggaattggaggTCTGAAGGAgacttgatgataaatggtGCATTTTTTACAGCATCAGGAGCTGGAGCTTCCTCAAGCTATGCAAGGGCTTCAAGCTTGGGGGCAAAGCCATCTTCTCTAGTGGGTTCAATAACCACAGCTTCTGGTGCACTTAGCTGCAGAAAGGGTTCTCGTTGCTGA
- the LOC117628125 gene encoding protein MHF2 homolog isoform X1 — translation MEENTFEPDLVHAIFKLVWSSRALERQMIEGTDALDCEVGAGTSKKNRPTSANGNAVKLSCELLRNFVIEAVQRAATIAEAEGVSKIEATHLERVLPQLLLDF, via the exons ATGGAGGAAAATACTTTCGAACCT gATCTTGTTCATGCCATTTTCAAGCTCGTCTGGTCCAGTAGAGCTCTCG AGCGTCAAATGATTGAAGGCACCGATGCTTTGGACTGCGAG GTAGGAGCTGGAACATCTAAGAAAAATCGCCCCACATCAG CTAATGGGAATGCCGTAAAACTGAGTTGTGAACTTCTCCGTAACTTTGTCATAG AGGCTGTGCAGCGCGCTGCTACAATTGCTGAAGCAGAGGGCGTGAGTAAGATTGAAGCAACTCACTTGGAGCGGGTTCTCCCACAATTGCTTTTGGATTTTTGA
- the LOC117628125 gene encoding protein MHF2 homolog isoform X2, whose amino-acid sequence MEENTFEPDLVHAIFKLVWSSRALERQMIEGTDALDCEVGAGTSKKNRPTSEAVQRAATIAEAEGVSKIEATHLERVLPQLLLDF is encoded by the exons ATGGAGGAAAATACTTTCGAACCT gATCTTGTTCATGCCATTTTCAAGCTCGTCTGGTCCAGTAGAGCTCTCG AGCGTCAAATGATTGAAGGCACCGATGCTTTGGACTGCGAG GTAGGAGCTGGAACATCTAAGAAAAATCGCCCCACATCAG AGGCTGTGCAGCGCGCTGCTACAATTGCTGAAGCAGAGGGCGTGAGTAAGATTGAAGCAACTCACTTGGAGCGGGTTCTCCCACAATTGCTTTTGGATTTTTGA